Proteins from one Telopea speciosissima isolate NSW1024214 ecotype Mountain lineage chromosome 1, Tspe_v1, whole genome shotgun sequence genomic window:
- the LOC122661354 gene encoding protein FAF-like, chloroplastic, with the protein MEEETKATERQGIGSILGSEPERPKTAASLRRTLSADMSSKKWLGRHGLSLLKKIPSSESFPVPSSSVDSDSSSSSSSSASEGEGDDWSSIVQSKDEEQQKKEDLERPRLSDIWGSILSQKTDDLSKSSSAPYIHPLVKRSKSSLSQKSLEICTESLGSETGSEGFSSYPPSETGDFEEKLTEKQQSAKETEELSSTTATLVKEKEEFGAESYNYFSATRKSPPRSFPPPLPSLSRREGPGVLMRSHRRDGRLVLEAVPVSTYNYFHAERQGGRLLLSYINKPSAELMESDDDEDEEEEVEEELELEEDLFDEFQGLEEEEETEKTEKVEKVERENNGVQIEGILTEVGKGSQPTLMVTCEVINLQGSAALLTKKNPIWSLSHKKNVIHEEEEEEEELMQLPQSLPCRVRHLMPSPAAAAASFNAYDYFWRPKPTAAAAAMHPLTQQLPPPPIIDNNNYYSYYYPNKHNNEIVISNSKGILNPQEQQKQMLILGGNEADCLVPQIRGGCKDSRSRSLFIWQPTRCIATS; encoded by the exons atggaagaagagACCAAAGCTACCGAGCGGCAGGGCATCGGATCCATCCTCGGGTCCGAACCCGAGAGACCCAAGACGGCCGCTTCCTTGCGAAGGACTCTCTCCGCCGACATGTCCTCCAAGAAATGGTTGGGGCGTCACGGGCTCTCTCTCTTGAAGAAGATCCCTTCCTCTGAATCATTCCCTGTTCCCTCCTCCTCTGTCGACTCTGAttcctcttcgtcttcttcgTCTTCGGCTTCagaaggtgaaggagatgaC TGGAGCTCAATAGTCCAATCGAAGGACGAAGAGCAACAGAAGAAGGAAGACCTTGAAAGGCCCAGGCTTTCAGATATTTGGGGTTCGATTCTGTCCCAAAAGACAGACGATTTATCGAAATCTTCGTCAGCACCCTACATTCACCCACTCGTGAAAAGATCGAAGAGCTCGTTGAGTCAGAAGAGTCTCGAGATCTGCACTGAGAGTCTTGGGTCAGAGACGGGTTCTGAAGGCTTCTCCTCCTACCCACCATCGGAAACTGGCGATTTCGAAGAGAAATTAACAGAAAAACAACAGAGCGCCAAAGAAACAGAGGAGTTGTCATCAACGACTGCTACTCTAGTGAAAGAAAAGGAGGAATTTGGAGCCGAAAGCTACAATTATTTTTCTGCGACCAGGAAATCACCCCCTCGATCATTCCCTCCTCCGTTACCGTCGCTTTCTCGACGAGAAGGACCGGGCGTCCTTATGCGATCGCATCGCAGAGACGGTCGTTTGGTACTTGAAGCCGTTCCTGTTTCTACTTACAATTACTTCCATGCCGAACGCCAAGGCGGTCGCCTTCTCCTCAGTTACATCAACAAACCCTCTGCAGAACTAATGGAATCCGACGACgacgaagacgaagaagaagaagtggaagaagagttagaattagaagaggACTTATTTGATGAATTTCAAGgactagaggaagaagaggagactGAGAAGACTGAGAAAGTGGAGAAGGTTGAAAGAGAGAATAATGGAGTCCAAATCGAAGGAATTTTGACAGAGGTAGGGAAGGGTAGTCAACCAACACTGATGGTTACATGTGAGGTGATTAATTTGCAAGGGTCAGCCGCCCTTTTGACAAAAAAGAACCCAATTTGGTCTCTCTCTCACAAGAAGAATGTCATCcacgaggaggaggaggaggaggaagagctAATGCAGCTGCCACAGTCGCTGCCATGTCGGGTGCGTCACTTGATGCCATCGCCCGCAGCAGCGGCTGCCTCTTTCAATGCTTACGACTACTTCTGGAGGCCAAAGCCCACAGCTGCCGCGGCAGCCATGCATCCACTGACCCAGcaactaccaccaccacccatcaTCGACAACAACAATTACTACAGTTACTATTACCCCAATAAACACAATAACGAGATAGTGATATCAAATTCCAAGGGGATTCTTAACCCTCAAGAGCAGCAGAAACAGATGCTAATCTTGGGAGGGAACGAAGCAGATTGCTTAGTTCCTCAGATTAGGGGAGGTTGCAAGGATTCTAGAAGCAGGTCACTGTTCATATGGCAACCCACCCGTTGCATTGCCACCTCTTAA